The DNA sequence CTTGTTCCTGTTGGTGAGCGGTGTGCTGCACCTGCTGACCATACCGGGTGCGCTGCTCATGCTCTATGGTTCGGCGGGCGCAGCATCCTTCCTGCTTCTGTCGGACCGCATGGGTCTGCGCATGAAGGATGTCCGTCCACCACGACTGGCCGGACTGCTCCTGACGGGTCTGTTGTTGATGGCCACAGGAGGTCTGTTCAAGCTGATGCATTGGCCCACGGCCAACGTCCAACTCCTGGCCGGTCTCCTGGCCAGTGCGGCATGGATACTCGCCACCATGAGGGATCCCAAGCGCGGCGAGCGATCCATGTCCGTTGGGTCGCCAGAGCCACGATGACGGGCCACCTCGCCGATCGCAGGGCGATGGGCGCAGCAGGCCTGTTCAGCGGATGAGGTAGACCACTTGCACCGCCGTTTCCAGCGTGGTGTCCACCACACAGGTGTGGTGGACCTGTCCATACTCGTCCTTGTCCAGCACATTGCCGGCCACGGTGAGCCCGCGGTACACGGGAATGATGGGCATGGAGGAGGTCAAGCGACGCGGCGGAGTTGGAAGGGCTTCACGGTGGAGGTCTCCCCGTCGAGCACCATCAGGTAGTACTCCTCGCCGTCGAGGTCGGTGATGCGAACCCGCGTCACAGGGCCGCGCACTTCGCCGGTCTTCACGATGCGGCCTTGGTCGTCGCAGATGTCGAATAGCGCGTCATCGGTGCCCGGCTCATAGTCGAACATGAGCAGGCGCTCGATCTGGTCGATGCGTACGCGGATCTGGGTGCTTCCTTCCCTCGGCATGGTGGCTGACGGCTTCTACGCCGCCCGGGCCGCCGGGGTTCCGGAATGCGACGGAGCCCGGCCCGCCATGCGGCGGACCGGGCCCCTGCCACCAAACCAAGAACGAACGTCCTTGACCTAACTGCCCTGGTCGTTGAAGATCCACAGGCCCCGAGCTTGATGCGTGCTGGTGTTCATGGCAACGAGGGTTTTCGCTTTGACAACTCCAAAATACCGCGGGTTGTTCTCCATTCCTTGGCGGGAACGAGCAACGGCCCTGGCGCATGGACCAGCGGCGATGGTGCCGTGTGGAGAAGGGTCCAGCAGCCTGGCCCCGGCCCGCTCCGTTGGCCCGATCGGAAGCGCCGTTCACCGGCCGCACGTTCCCGCTATGGACGACCGGCCTATCTTTTCGCCAAAGACCTGAAGCCATGGCCCTGCGCGCGTTGATCGTGGATGATGAAGCCGATGCCCGGGAGAACCTCCGCCTGATGTTGGAGGAACACTGCCCCGAAGTGGAGATCGCCGGGCAGGCGGCCAGTGCGGCCGAGGCCCGGGCCAGGATCCAGGAGCTGCAACCCAATGCCTTGTTCCTGGACATCAAGATGCCGGGCGAGGACGGCTTCCAACTGCTGGCCTCCATCGCCGAGTTGGACCTGCCGGTGGTCTTCACCACCGCCTATGATGAGTATGCGCTGAAGGCCTTCAAACAGAATGCGCTCGCCTACCTGGAGAAGCCCATCGACACGGAGGAACTGAAAAGCGCCGTGGTGAAACTGCAACGACTGGCCGGCGTGATCGGCAGTGCCCAGCCCTCGGCGATCGCGGCTTTGATGAAGGACCCCGCATCGCCGTTGAGTTCACGGCTGGCCATTCCCGGCCGGGAGGGACTGGTGCTTCTGAAGCATGAGGACATCCTGTACCTGGAGGCCAACGACAGCTACACCACCGTGCATCTGAAGGATGGCAAGCGCAGTGTGAGCAGCAAACACATCCGGGTGTTCGAGAACAACCTCGATCCCAAGGTCTTCTTCCGGGTCCACAAATCATTCATCATCAACCTGGCCCACCTGTCCAGCTTCAACCGGGCCGAAGGCAACATGGCCGTGCTCGACACCGGTGCCATGATCCCCGTTTCACGCCGGCGACTGCCTGATTTCCTGGCCCTGATCAACACCTTCTGATGACCTCGAACGGCCGGCATCGGGCCGTGTCGGTGCGCATCGTTGCGATCCTGCTGCCGGGGTTGTTCCTCGCTGCGGGTACGCGGGGCCAGCAGCACTCTTTCCGGCAGTTCACGCCACAGGAGGGTCTGGCCCAAAGCCAGGTGCGCTGCATGGCGCAGGACGCTGACGGATATCTGTGGTTCGGCACCCTGGGCGGGGCCAGCCGGTTCGATGGACGCGTGTTCGAGAACCACGCCTTGCAGGAGGGCATACCGGATGCGCACGTGAGCGCCATGGCCGTTGACGGAGAAGGCCGCTTGTGGCTCGCGTCCGGATCGGCGCTTGTGAGGCGCGCTGGTCCGAAGTGGATGCGGGAGGAGTTGCCGCCGGGCCTGGGTGGCGCACGCATCCTGGGCCTGGTGGCCGGCCGTGATGGCCGGCTTTTCGTGGGCACCGATGGCGATGGCATGTTCGTGCGCGACCGGGACGGCATCAGGCCTTTGCCGGGTTATCCGGCCGATACCGCCTCCCATGTGCGCTCCCTGCTGGCGCTGCGCGATGGACGCCTCTTGATCGGGCTGCGCAATGGTCTGTTGCTCTGGGATGGCGGCCGCTGTACCCAAGTGCCGCTCGGCGATACCGAACCCAAGGCCGTGAGCGCGCTGGCGGAAGGACACGATGGCGGTTGGTGGGTGGGCACCTTCCTCGAAGGGCTCTACCACATCCTGCCCGATGGAAGACAGGAGGAGTACGACGAGGAATCGAACCTGATCCGCAACAACGTGCGCTGTCTGCTGGTGGACGACAAGGGCAGGCTTTGGGTGGGCACCAAGTTCGGCCTCAACCTGTTCGAGGATGGCCGGTTCAAGGTCTTCACCATCCACCAGGGCATGCCCAACGACAACGTCTGGTGCGCCTTCCAGGATCGCGAAGGCAACCTGTGGTTCGGCACCGATGGCGCTGGCGCCTTGCGTTACGCGGGTGACCGCTTCACGACCTTCACCATACGCGATGGTCTGTGCAGCGACCTGGTGATGAACATCACGCAGGATGCGCAGGGCGACCTGTGGCTGGGCACCTACGACAATGGCGTGTGCCGCATGGACGGCATGGCCATGGTCAATACGCTGGATGGTCTGCCCAACAACACCGTGTGGAGCGGCTTGTGCGGCCGTGATGGCACCCTCTGGTTCGGCACCAGTGAAGGCCTTGCCCGTATCGAACGTGGCGTGGTGCGTCCTCTGTCGCGGGAGGCATCACTCGCCCGGCAACGTGTACTCGCTTTGCATGAGGATGAAGCGGGCAACATCTGGGCGGGTACTCGCGATGGGCTGGTGCGCATAGGATCCGATGGGCAGGTGAAGCACCACCAGGCGGGCCCCGATGGACCCGGACGATCCATACGCAGGATCATCGACATTGGCGATGGCAAGATGCTGCTCGCCACGGAACAGGGCCTTTGCCGCTACGACCATGGAGTGTTCACCCGGTGGACCATTGCGGACGGACTGAGCGATGACAATGTGATGTGCCTGCTGCGCGATGGCGCCGGACGGGTCTGGGCGGGAACTTCCAATGGCATCACCTGCATGGAGGGTGGCGTGTTCAAGATCATACGACTCGCCTCGGATTTCGGATCCAACTATGTGGACATGCTGCTGAGCGACGAACGGGGACGTATCTGGGCCGGCACCAACAACGGACTCTTCGTCTTCCATCCGGACAGCTTGTTCGCCGACCCCTCCGCCCATGCACGGATCACCATGAACGACGGTCTGCGCGGTCTGGAGTTCAACTTGAACGCGGGGTTCGCCGATGCACGGGGAAGATTGTTCATGGGCAGTGCGGCGGGACTGGTCCACCATGATGTGCGCCGGCATGGCGATCCACCCCGGCCGCCCGCGCCCAACGTGCGCATCACGGGCCTGCGCTCCTTCCTTCAGCACACCGATTGGTCCGGCCAGTGCGACAGCATCGATGCCTCCGGCCTGCCCATTGGCCTTGAGCTCGCCTACCGCAGACATTACCTCACGTTCGACTACACGGGCATCAGCCTTGGCGCGCCCGAACGCGTCGTGTATCGCTACCGGCTGCTCGGGCTCGACAATGAATGGCTTCCGGCCACCGACGCGCGTTTCGCCAGTTGGAGCAATCTGCCGCACGGCGAATACACTTTCGAGGTGATGGCCGCCCTGCAGGGCGGGCCTTGGAGTGCACCGTCCGCATTCACCTTCAGGATCTCGCCGCCATTCTGGTCGCGCTGGTGGTTCTTCGTATTGGTGCTGGCGGCCATGGTGCTCGCGGTCCTCGGGGTGGCCCACTACAGGTCGGTTCGCAGGGCACGCGCCGAACGCACCCGGCAGCTCATGCTGCGGTCGCGCATGTTGCAACTGGAGCAGCAAGCATTGAACGCGAACATGAACCGGCACTTCGTCTTCAACGCGCTCAACAGCATCCAGTACCACATCAACCGGCAGGATCGCGCCACGGCCAGTCGCTACCTCACAAGCTTCGCCAAGCTCATCCGAAAGAACTTGGATGCCAGCCAGAACGACACCACCACCCTGGCGGAGGAGCTTGAGCGTTTGGAACTATACCTCACCTTGGAGCACATGCGTTTCAAGGACCGGTTCAGGTACACCATCCAGGTGGAAGCGGAAGTGGATACCTCACAGGTGCGTTTGCCCGCCATGATGCTGCAGCCGTACGTGGAGAACAGCATCTGGCATGGCATCTTGCCCATGCAGGAGCAGGGCCAGGTGGACATCCAGGTGGCGCGGTCAGGTCCCGGGCGCGTCCAGGTCACCATCGAGGATGACGGGGTGGGGGTGGAGCACAGCCTGCGGGCCAAGGAGGGTCAGGGTGGCGACCACATCTCCCGGGGGATCGAGATCACGAAGGGCCGGGCGGACATTCTGAGACATCTGGCGCTCACGGACATACGTATCACAGGACCCGAACAGCGCCACAATCCGGGGACGGGCGAGGCCTTGGGCACCAGGGTCGTGATCGACCTCCCCATGGGCCATGGCCCTGCTGAAGGCAAGCAGGGTTTGCGAAAGGGCCAGGGCCAGCCTATATTTGGAACATGATGCGGCTCCTCAGAACATTGGAGATCCTTCCCGCGCTGATGGCGGTGGCCTTGGTATTGGCCTTGTCCGCCTGTGGCAAAGAACCGCTGGTGGAGCCCTGCACTTATGCTGATGATGCTGCGGTGGCGAAAGCCGGCGGTGAAGGCCAGGGAGCCACTTCTTCAGGTGCCAGCACCGATGAAGGCAATGGCGAGGGCACGGACATCAGCGATGACGGCGACGATCTCGGGGACAGCGAACGCAACCGCAAGAAGAGGCCGAACTGACCCCCTTGGTCCGCCTCTTTCAAGGAACGCCCGGCATGCCGGGCGTTTTTCTTTGGGATGCATCGCCCCCGCTTCCTCCGCGGTGCATGCCGTTGCCCGTTGACCATACCGACCGATGTCGCATGCCTCGTAGTTTCCCTCTGCATCCGGCATCAAGGCCGGCACATGCCACGGCATGCCGAACAAGGCCCACGACCATGTGCATCGACTGGTGCGGTCGATGACGAGCACCGAGAAGCGCTACTTCAAGGTGCATACGGGCCGCCACGGTCAGGGCACCGGCCAGCATGAGTTGTTCGACGCCATCGCGGCGATGGAGGTGTACGATGAGGCCGCCTTGCTTGAGCGTTTCAGGGACCAGGCCTTCAGCCATCATTTCGCCATCACCAAGCGCCGGCTCTACGCATCGATACTGCGCTGCCTTGAGGCTTACCATGCCGACGGTTCGGTGGACGCCAGGCTGCACGGCATGCTGCGCCAGGTGGACCTGCTGCATGAGCGTGCGCTTTACGAGGATGCGGCCAAATTGCTGCAAGGCACCCGGCGCCTCGCCAGGCAGCACGACCGGCGCGCGATCCTGCTGGCCCTGCAGGACAGGGAACGCAAATTGTTGGAGCAGGGCAACTACGGCAAAGCACGCCTGTCGGATGTGGAGCGGCTTGCCACGGGCAGTGCGGAACTGCTGGCGGAGCAGGCCGAATTGGACACACTATGGGACCTGAAGAGCAGGGTCTTCCTGCTGCTCTATCGTGAAGGACGCGCGCGCGACATGGCCATGCGGGCGGCCTTGGATGAAGCGCTTGACCACCCCCTGCTCGACATTGCTACGCCGCTGCGCTCCGCGCACGCGCGGTTCCTCCGCCTTCATATCCTGGGCGCGGCGGCCTTCGCACTAGGCGATCTGAACACGTGCCATGCGCATCTGTTCGCCAACCTGGAATTGCTGCGGGCCGAGAAGGAGAAGTTCATGGACGACCCCTCGCTCGTGATCGGG is a window from the Flavobacteriales bacterium genome containing:
- a CDS encoding response regulator transcription factor; this translates as MALRALIVDDEADARENLRLMLEEHCPEVEIAGQAASAAEARARIQELQPNALFLDIKMPGEDGFQLLASIAELDLPVVFTTAYDEYALKAFKQNALAYLEKPIDTEELKSAVVKLQRLAGVIGSAQPSAIAALMKDPASPLSSRLAIPGREGLVLLKHEDILYLEANDSYTTVHLKDGKRSVSSKHIRVFENNLDPKVFFRVHKSFIINLAHLSSFNRAEGNMAVLDTGAMIPVSRRRLPDFLALINTF
- a CDS encoding histidine kinase is translated as MTSNGRHRAVSVRIVAILLPGLFLAAGTRGQQHSFRQFTPQEGLAQSQVRCMAQDADGYLWFGTLGGASRFDGRVFENHALQEGIPDAHVSAMAVDGEGRLWLASGSALVRRAGPKWMREELPPGLGGARILGLVAGRDGRLFVGTDGDGMFVRDRDGIRPLPGYPADTASHVRSLLALRDGRLLIGLRNGLLLWDGGRCTQVPLGDTEPKAVSALAEGHDGGWWVGTFLEGLYHILPDGRQEEYDEESNLIRNNVRCLLVDDKGRLWVGTKFGLNLFEDGRFKVFTIHQGMPNDNVWCAFQDREGNLWFGTDGAGALRYAGDRFTTFTIRDGLCSDLVMNITQDAQGDLWLGTYDNGVCRMDGMAMVNTLDGLPNNTVWSGLCGRDGTLWFGTSEGLARIERGVVRPLSREASLARQRVLALHEDEAGNIWAGTRDGLVRIGSDGQVKHHQAGPDGPGRSIRRIIDIGDGKMLLATEQGLCRYDHGVFTRWTIADGLSDDNVMCLLRDGAGRVWAGTSNGITCMEGGVFKIIRLASDFGSNYVDMLLSDERGRIWAGTNNGLFVFHPDSLFADPSAHARITMNDGLRGLEFNLNAGFADARGRLFMGSAAGLVHHDVRRHGDPPRPPAPNVRITGLRSFLQHTDWSGQCDSIDASGLPIGLELAYRRHYLTFDYTGISLGAPERVVYRYRLLGLDNEWLPATDARFASWSNLPHGEYTFEVMAALQGGPWSAPSAFTFRISPPFWSRWWFFVLVLAAMVLAVLGVAHYRSVRRARAERTRQLMLRSRMLQLEQQALNANMNRHFVFNALNSIQYHINRQDRATASRYLTSFAKLIRKNLDASQNDTTTLAEELERLELYLTLEHMRFKDRFRYTIQVEAEVDTSQVRLPAMMLQPYVENSIWHGILPMQEQGQVDIQVARSGPGRVQVTIEDDGVGVEHSLRAKEGQGGDHISRGIEITKGRADILRHLALTDIRITGPEQRHNPGTGEALGTRVVIDLPMGHGPAEGKQGLRKGQGQPIFGT